The window AAACAAAGGCGGCACCGCGCCTGGATTTGTGATGCGAAACAAAGCCGTCGAGCCGGTGGGCGATACAAAGTGCGGCTATGAAATTTTTAGAGAGCTTGCGAGGGTGATGAAGATCGATAAAGATTATACCTGGAACAATATCGACGAATACCGCATGCAGCAAGCCAAAGGCAACGCCGAGCTGATCGCAAATTTAATCAAAAACGGCTACGTAAGCTACAAGGTGCCGAAGCTGTATTACCGAGAGCCGAAGCTCGTGGCTAAATTTATCGATAAATATCCTGCCGCGGCGGAGTTCGTGGACGAAAACGGCGAGATGAGCTCGCAGATGAAATTTAAAACCCCGAGCGGCAAGATTGAGCTTTTCGCGCCGAAAGTGGAGGAGCTTTTCGCGGGATACGGCTGCTTAAACACCGAGGGTATGGACGTATTCGGCGGACACAAATACTGCCTAATGACCGGCAAGACCGCACTTCACACCAACGGCCACACGCAAAATGTCAAAATTTTAAACGATATGATGAGCGAATCGCCGGTTTGGATCAGCCCAGCTTCTGCAAAAGCGGAGGGGCTAAAGACGGGCGATGTCGTGAAGCTTAAAAATAAATTCGGCGAGCAAAAGGCTAAAATTTTCGTCACGCAAGGCATCAGAGACGATTGCCTATTTTTATACCACGGCTTTGGGCACGTAAGTCCGGGGCTAAAGCGCACGAACGGCATAGGCACTAACCAAAGCGTCCTTCTCGATCCCGCTGCGGGTCCTGTGGTAAGCACGATGGTAACCAACGTCGGCGTCGATATAGTTAAAATTTGAAAGGGGCGGTTATGAAAAAACTCATAATGATTCACGACGAAAATTTATGTATAGGTTGCCAAGCCTGTTCGGTTGCGTGCGGGAATGAAAACGGCGTACCGAGCGGCGTTTATAGGCTGCAAGTGCACGGCAAAACAAGCGGCGTTTTTCCAAATTTAAAGCTAGATTATTCGCGCGCCAGCTGCGTTATGTGCGAGGATAGCCCCTGCGTGGACGTCTGCCCTACGGGCGCTAGCTTTAAAACCAAAGACGGCGTAACGCTCATAGACGAGAGGCTTTGCGTCAGCTGCAAATACTGCATCCTAGCCTGTCCTTACGACGCAAGGTTTGTCGATCCCGTCACGCACGCTATCGGCAAATGCACCTTTTGCTACACGAACCGCACCAGCAAAGGCTTGCAGCCTGCTTGCGTAAGCGTGTGTCCGACCGACGCTTTGGTTTTTGGCGACGTAAACGACGCGAGCTCTGGGGTAAACAAGCTGCTAGCCAAAACGAGTGTAGAATATCCGAAAGCGTATCTAAACACCAAACCGCGCCTAGCGAATATCAAAAACAAAAAAGGAGGACGCTATGAATAATATGTGGGGCGATATGAGCCAATACTCTGAAATTTACTGGCCTTGGCCGATTGCGATCTATCTATTTTTGGCGGGTCTTAGCGCGGGAGCGACGATGGTGGCGCTTTTAGTCAAATGGAACCGCCACGAAAGCGAGCAAAATTCTATCTGGGATGCGATGATTAGAGCGGGCGCGATCACGGCGCCGCTTACGATCTGCGCGGGGCTTTTGCTTTTGATCTTTGATCTGGGCAAGCCTCTTACCTTCTATCTTTTGCTGATCAAATTTAACTTCGGCTCGGTGATGAGCCTCGGCGTGGCAGCGCTTTTAATCTACGTGCCGCTTAGCTTTGTATTTGCGCTATGCGTATTCGGCGAAGAAATTTGCAAATTTAAACTACTCGCCTTTCTGCGACCTATCGTAAATTTACTAAGCTCATTTGCCAAAGCTTCTAAAATTTTTGAGCGAGTTTTATTCGTGCTTGCTCTTTGCGTGGGCGCATATACGGGCTTTTTGCTAAGCGCGGTGATGAAAATTCCGCTTTGGAATACTCCGGTGCTGCCGATTTTATTTTTGCTGTCGGGCTTTTCCAGCGGCATCGCGGCGAGCATTTTAGTTGGACTTCTGTTTTTTAAAGGCTCGTTAAACAAAGATAGCATAAAATACCTTTTGGTACTTGATCTGCGCGCGATACTCTTTGAGATCCCGCTTTTGTTCATTCTATTTGTCGGGATGTATTTCGAGGGCGGCACGAGCGCGCTTGCGGCACAACAGGCTTTGACGCACGAAATTTACGGTAAAATTTTCTGGATCGGCGTTTTAGGCACGGGGCTCATCGCTCCGATCATCATCGCCTTTACGGCGCTGAAAAAC of the uncultured Campylobacter sp. genome contains:
- a CDS encoding 4Fe-4S dicluster domain-containing protein; its protein translation is MKKLIMIHDENLCIGCQACSVACGNENGVPSGVYRLQVHGKTSGVFPNLKLDYSRASCVMCEDSPCVDVCPTGASFKTKDGVTLIDERLCVSCKYCILACPYDARFVDPVTHAIGKCTFCYTNRTSKGLQPACVSVCPTDALVFGDVNDASSGVNKLLAKTSVEYPKAYLNTKPRLANIKNKKGGRYE
- the nrfD gene encoding NrfD/PsrC family molybdoenzyme membrane anchor subunit, which gives rise to MNNMWGDMSQYSEIYWPWPIAIYLFLAGLSAGATMVALLVKWNRHESEQNSIWDAMIRAGAITAPLTICAGLLLLIFDLGKPLTFYLLLIKFNFGSVMSLGVAALLIYVPLSFVFALCVFGEEICKFKLLAFLRPIVNLLSSFAKASKIFERVLFVLALCVGAYTGFLLSAVMKIPLWNTPVLPILFLLSGFSSGIAASILVGLLFFKGSLNKDSIKYLLVLDLRAILFEIPLLFILFVGMYFEGGTSALAAQQALTHEIYGKIFWIGVLGTGLIAPIIIAFTALKNHAYKPAFIVLNSFVVLCGVILLRYFVVYAGQICTGA